One stretch of Pseudoalteromonas shioyasakiensis DNA includes these proteins:
- the bamA gene encoding outer membrane protein assembly factor BamA has protein sequence MAIKKHLAVSSLLGASFAALGQNSFIVDDLKVEGLQRVALGAALTHIPINVGDNIDEYTISRTIKALYRSGHFDNIKALRDGNSVIFRVTERPTISMIEFDGNKDIKDEQLNESLDQQDIRTGEPLDKTVLDNIEKGLVEFFHSIGKYNAKVDVSIIKLPRNRVKLMFEFDEGDAASIRQINLVGNELFSDEELLKLAESQQDLPWWQFMSSDRYQKQTIEGDLEKIRSYYLDRGYLRFNIDSTQVSVSPERDSVYVTANITEGVKYKVKGFDFIGDLLGREELIKSVIPLKTGELYNGSVVTSSEEFIKSYLARFGYANAEVRTIPEIDDENKEVQLTLSVNPGKRVYVRRIIVGGNQNTSDEVVRREMTQLEGAWLSNQSLERSKLQIQRLPYMESVDFNVVPVPGVDDQVDVDFTVKEQSAGSFNAGLAYGSYLGLQFNIGVSESNFLGTGNQIGFNINTSRGSERVSVSYTDPYFTPDGVSQGSSIFYSNYDASKFSLIDYKSKSYGIGTNIGFPIDAVNRINFGVRWVQEELSDIAEYEQTRVIRETFLDPENPDAGFDFTKYELSAGWSRVTVNRGLFPTAGSRQSLNLTATTPNSDLQYFKLNYDSRFYWPISNDHRWVFSTRAALGYGNGYGTTNGYDQTLPFQEFFRITEMELRGFDRNTILPRAVSRVPQNIPGTPLPDGTTTGSIGGASEFDQLYTAGRIGGNAKAVAGIELIVPTPFLDEENTSSVRTSFFVDAANVWDTEFNIDRYQNLSTDQRAKLDDYSDPMRFRVSTGLSLQWISPMGPMLISFAYPLQKEEDDDTKTISFNISNTF, from the coding sequence ATGGCTATAAAAAAACATTTGGCAGTTTCAAGTTTATTAGGTGCTAGCTTTGCAGCCCTAGGCCAAAACTCCTTTATTGTAGATGATTTAAAAGTTGAAGGCTTACAACGTGTTGCACTCGGTGCTGCGTTAACACATATTCCTATCAACGTGGGCGATAATATTGATGAGTACACAATTTCAAGAACCATAAAGGCTCTCTATCGTTCAGGTCACTTTGACAATATTAAAGCGTTACGTGATGGCAACAGTGTTATCTTCCGAGTGACTGAGCGCCCAACGATCAGCATGATCGAATTTGATGGCAATAAAGACATCAAAGATGAGCAGCTAAATGAGTCGCTAGACCAGCAAGATATCCGTACTGGTGAGCCGCTTGATAAAACAGTCCTTGATAACATTGAAAAAGGCTTAGTTGAATTTTTCCATAGTATTGGTAAATACAATGCAAAAGTGGATGTAAGCATCATTAAGTTACCGCGTAACCGTGTAAAACTAATGTTTGAATTTGATGAAGGTGATGCAGCTTCAATTCGTCAGATTAACCTAGTTGGTAACGAATTATTCTCTGATGAAGAATTGCTTAAGTTAGCAGAGTCTCAGCAAGATCTGCCGTGGTGGCAATTCATGTCTAGCGACCGTTATCAAAAGCAAACCATTGAAGGCGATTTAGAAAAAATTCGCAGCTACTACCTTGACCGTGGTTACTTACGCTTTAATATCGATTCAACACAAGTATCAGTAAGCCCTGAGCGTGATTCTGTTTATGTTACAGCGAATATTACCGAAGGTGTTAAATACAAAGTTAAAGGCTTTGACTTTATTGGTGACTTGCTAGGTCGTGAAGAACTAATTAAAAGTGTTATTCCGCTGAAAACTGGCGAGCTTTATAATGGCTCTGTGGTTACTTCTTCTGAAGAGTTTATTAAAAGCTACTTAGCACGTTTTGGTTATGCTAATGCTGAAGTACGAACAATCCCAGAGATTGATGACGAAAATAAAGAAGTTCAGCTAACGTTATCAGTAAACCCAGGCAAGCGTGTTTATGTTCGTCGTATTATTGTGGGTGGTAACCAAAATACCTCTGATGAAGTTGTACGTCGTGAAATGACACAGCTTGAAGGTGCGTGGCTATCAAACCAAAGCCTTGAGCGCTCTAAGCTACAAATCCAGCGTTTACCTTATATGGAAAGCGTTGATTTCAATGTTGTTCCAGTCCCTGGTGTTGATGACCAAGTTGATGTTGACTTTACTGTTAAAGAACAATCTGCAGGTAGCTTCAATGCTGGTCTTGCTTATGGTTCTTATTTGGGTCTGCAATTTAACATTGGTGTGAGTGAGTCAAACTTTTTAGGTACTGGTAACCAAATTGGTTTTAACATTAATACTTCACGTGGTTCTGAGCGTGTCAGCGTTTCTTACACAGACCCTTACTTTACTCCAGACGGTGTATCGCAAGGTAGTAGTATATTCTACAGCAACTATGATGCGAGCAAGTTCAGCCTAATCGACTATAAGTCAAAGAGTTATGGTATTGGTACTAATATTGGCTTCCCAATTGATGCTGTAAACCGTATTAACTTTGGTGTCCGTTGGGTGCAAGAAGAGTTATCTGATATTGCTGAATATGAGCAAACACGTGTTATTCGTGAAACTTTCTTAGATCCTGAAAATCCAGATGCTGGTTTTGATTTTACCAAGTACGAGTTAAGCGCAGGTTGGTCACGTGTTACTGTTAACCGTGGTTTATTCCCAACAGCAGGTTCGCGCCAATCACTTAACTTAACAGCAACAACGCCGAACTCTGATTTACAGTACTTTAAGTTAAACTACGACTCGCGTTTCTACTGGCCAATCAGTAATGACCATCGTTGGGTATTTTCAACTCGTGCAGCACTTGGCTATGGTAATGGTTATGGAACAACGAATGGTTATGACCAAACACTACCGTTCCAAGAGTTCTTCAGAATCACTGAGATGGAATTACGTGGCTTCGATCGAAATACGATTTTGCCACGGGCTGTATCGCGTGTTCCGCAAAATATTCCTGGTACACCATTACCTGATGGCACTACGACTGGTAGCATTGGTGGTGCATCAGAATTTGACCAACTTTACACAGCAGGCCGAATTGGTGGTAACGCCAAAGCGGTAGCAGGGATTGAGCTAATTGTTCCAACACCTTTCTTAGATGAAGAAAACACCAGCTCTGTACGTACCAGCTTCTTCGTAGATGCAGCTAACGTATGGGATACAGAGTTTAATATTGACCGTTATCAAAACCTGTCAACAGATCAGCGTGCAAAATTGGATGATTATTCAGATCCAATGCGCTTTAGGGTTTCAACCGGTCTTTCTCTACAATGGATCTCTCCAATGGGTCCAATGCTGATCAGTTTTGCGTATCCATTGCAAAAAGAAGAAGATGACGATACGAAGACCATCAGCTTTAACATTAGTAATACATTCTAA
- a CDS encoding septal ring lytic transglycosylase RlpA family protein, with translation MNKLILFALLSLIITGCSSAPSVSKGVIEKGKASYYADKYHGRTTASGEVFNQQALSAAHQTLGFGSRVKVTNISNNKSVIVTINDRGPFIRGRIIDLSKKAFSQIASVKQGVIDVTVERLD, from the coding sequence ATGAACAAACTCATCCTCTTTGCATTATTAAGCTTAATTATAACTGGTTGTAGTAGTGCGCCTTCGGTATCTAAAGGAGTGATTGAAAAAGGCAAAGCCAGTTATTACGCTGATAAATACCATGGCCGAACTACAGCAAGTGGAGAGGTGTTTAATCAACAGGCATTGAGCGCGGCTCATCAGACGCTTGGCTTTGGCAGCAGAGTAAAGGTCACCAATATTAGTAACAATAAAAGTGTAATTGTTACCATTAATGACCGCGGCCCATTTATCCGCGGTCGTATTATCGATTTATCAAAAAAGGCGTTCTCACAAATTGCCTCTGTAAAGCAAGGTGTGATTGACGTCACAGTTGAGCGACTCGATTAA
- the rseP gene encoding sigma E protease regulator RseP encodes MFDFFWNLGSFILALGILVTVHEYGHFWVARKAGVKVLRFSIGFGKPLIKWYDKHKTEYVIAAIPLGGYVKMLDERVDEVPPEQRHLSFNAKSVKARIAIVAAGPMANFLFAIFALAVMYMVGVQSLKPVVGEVSQGSRAAAANIEPNQQIIKIGEDDINTWQDATFSLMSRLGEQSVVVTLRDQNYQKHVRTLNLDGWKLDQQDVPPLTSIGIVPFRPKALLQVAMISKGSAAEAAGLQVDDKIIAVNGENISSWTKLVSLIQQSPNKSLQFSVQRQDSIKELIVTPQSRTNDAGVAQGFLGVSPVVEPWPENYIETRHYGPVDSIVLGIHETWRLITLSFDMIGNLITGQVSVKNLSGPVGIAVGAGTSVSYGLVAFLSFLALISVNLGVFNLLPLPVLDGGHLMYYIIELFRKKPVSEKTQEFGFKVGALLLLFLTCFALFNDVSRL; translated from the coding sequence ATGTTTGATTTTTTCTGGAACCTTGGTTCATTTATCCTTGCGCTTGGCATTTTAGTAACTGTACATGAATATGGTCACTTCTGGGTCGCTCGTAAAGCAGGTGTTAAAGTACTACGTTTCTCGATTGGCTTTGGTAAGCCATTGATAAAATGGTATGACAAACACAAAACAGAATATGTGATTGCGGCGATTCCATTAGGTGGTTATGTCAAAATGCTTGATGAGCGAGTTGACGAAGTTCCGCCAGAGCAGCGTCATTTATCATTTAATGCCAAATCAGTTAAAGCACGTATTGCTATTGTTGCTGCAGGTCCGATGGCGAACTTTTTATTTGCTATTTTTGCTCTTGCAGTGATGTATATGGTGGGCGTACAGTCGTTAAAACCTGTCGTTGGCGAGGTCTCGCAAGGTAGCCGTGCAGCTGCTGCCAATATTGAACCAAACCAGCAAATTATCAAAATCGGTGAAGACGATATCAACACTTGGCAAGATGCAACATTCTCGCTAATGAGCCGTTTAGGTGAACAAAGTGTTGTGGTAACGCTTCGTGACCAGAATTATCAAAAACATGTACGTACACTCAACCTAGATGGCTGGAAATTAGATCAACAAGATGTTCCGCCATTAACCTCAATTGGTATTGTACCATTTCGCCCTAAAGCACTTTTACAAGTGGCCATGATCAGTAAAGGTTCGGCGGCTGAGGCTGCTGGCTTACAAGTTGATGACAAAATCATTGCCGTAAATGGTGAAAATATCAGCAGTTGGACCAAGTTAGTTTCACTAATTCAGCAATCACCTAACAAATCCTTACAATTTAGTGTACAAAGGCAAGATAGTATAAAAGAGCTAATAGTGACGCCACAAAGCAGAACTAATGATGCTGGTGTTGCACAGGGCTTTCTAGGTGTGTCTCCGGTGGTTGAGCCATGGCCAGAAAACTATATTGAAACTAGACATTATGGCCCTGTCGATAGTATTGTGCTGGGCATACACGAAACATGGCGTTTAATTACTCTTAGTTTTGATATGATTGGTAATTTAATTACCGGTCAGGTATCGGTTAAAAATTTAAGTGGTCCGGTGGGCATTGCAGTTGGTGCGGGAACTAGCGTAAGCTATGGCTTGGTTGCATTTTTAAGCTTTTTAGCATTAATCAGTGTAAACCTTGGCGTATTTAACTTATTACCGCTGCCAGTGCTAGATGGTGGGCACTTAATGTATTACATAATTGAACTTTTTCGCAAAAAACCGGTCTCTGAAAAGACGCAAGAATTTGGTTTTAAAGTGGGGGCCTTGCTGCTTCTGTTTTTAACATGTTTCGCATTGTTCAATGATGTATCGCGTTTATAA
- the lpxD gene encoding UDP-3-O-(3-hydroxymyristoyl)glucosamine N-acyltransferase: MQNYTLSQIADLLGADLQGDGATEIKKISTLANAQHGHIAFLANKKYRLQLDDTQASAVILSPADAEYFSGNKLVVANPYVCYAKLAQLMDTTPRSAVSGIHPSAVIHDSASIGHNVAIAANVVIEAGAVIADNVQIGPGCFIGEQAKIGQGTKLWANVSVYHEVEIGSDCLFQANTVVGSDGFGYANERGEWVKIPQLGRVIIGDKVEVGASTTIDRGALDDTIIHSNVIIDNQCQIAHNVEIGSGTAVAGCTVFAGSTVIGRNCQIGGMVAINGHISVCDGAIITGMSMVTKAITEPGIYSSGLPHLTNKEWRRSIAHIRNLGDMKDRIKALELLTKSLNIEDK, from the coding sequence ATGCAAAACTACACGCTTTCGCAGATAGCGGATCTTCTGGGCGCTGACCTTCAAGGTGACGGCGCCACAGAGATTAAAAAAATATCTACACTTGCAAATGCCCAACATGGGCATATTGCATTTTTAGCGAACAAGAAATATCGCTTGCAATTAGATGATACTCAAGCAAGTGCAGTGATTTTGTCACCAGCAGACGCTGAGTATTTTTCAGGTAATAAACTTGTTGTTGCAAACCCTTATGTTTGTTACGCAAAGCTCGCTCAATTGATGGACACCACACCGCGCTCTGCAGTGTCGGGTATTCACCCAAGTGCAGTCATTCACGATTCAGCCTCTATTGGCCATAATGTCGCGATCGCAGCCAATGTGGTAATTGAAGCGGGTGCTGTTATTGCTGACAATGTGCAGATTGGCCCAGGCTGTTTTATCGGTGAGCAAGCAAAAATAGGTCAAGGCACAAAGCTTTGGGCAAATGTTAGCGTTTACCATGAAGTTGAAATTGGCAGTGACTGTTTATTCCAAGCGAATACGGTCGTGGGCAGTGATGGTTTTGGTTACGCTAACGAGCGTGGCGAATGGGTGAAAATACCGCAACTTGGTCGAGTTATAATCGGTGATAAGGTTGAGGTAGGTGCGTCTACCACGATTGACCGTGGCGCACTAGACGATACTATCATCCACAGCAATGTAATTATCGATAATCAATGTCAAATAGCGCATAATGTCGAGATCGGTTCAGGTACAGCGGTTGCTGGTTGCACGGTATTTGCTGGCAGCACAGTGATCGGTAGGAATTGTCAGATTGGCGGCATGGTTGCAATTAATGGTCACATTAGCGTATGTGATGGTGCTATAATCACTGGCATGAGTATGGTGACTAAGGCAATCACAGAACCTGGAATTTATTCTTCAGGCTTGCCACATTTAACCAATAAAGAATGGCGACGTAGTATTGCCCATATCCGTAACCTTGGCGATATGAAAGACCGCATTAAAGCACTTGAGTTACTGACAAAGTCACTCAATATTGAAGACAAATAA
- the lpxA gene encoding acyl-ACP--UDP-N-acetylglucosamine O-acyltransferase, with protein sequence MIHPTAIIEPGAKLGNNVSVGPYSYIGNDVTIGDNCIIESHVVVKGPSTIGSGNHIFQFASVGEACQDKKYANEPTTLIIGDNNVIRECATIHRGTIQDQGVTKIGSNNLFMAYTHVAHDAVVGDNVIFANNASVAGHVHVGDWVILAGNSGVHQFCKIGSHAFVGMYSGVNKDVPPFVTTIGTPAGPVAINTEGMKRRGFESDEIMATRRAYKTLYRKSLGVEEAIAELSEDAAKYPAVQLMIDFVKSSERGIIR encoded by the coding sequence GTGATCCATCCTACGGCAATAATCGAACCAGGTGCAAAACTTGGAAATAACGTATCAGTTGGCCCTTATAGCTATATCGGTAACGATGTAACTATTGGTGATAACTGTATCATCGAATCTCATGTGGTTGTAAAAGGCCCATCGACGATTGGTTCTGGTAACCATATTTTCCAATTTGCTTCGGTTGGTGAAGCTTGCCAAGATAAAAAGTACGCTAATGAGCCAACAACCTTGATTATTGGTGACAACAACGTGATCCGTGAGTGTGCAACTATTCACCGAGGTACAATTCAAGATCAAGGTGTGACAAAAATTGGTAGCAATAACCTATTCATGGCTTACACACACGTTGCACATGATGCAGTCGTGGGCGATAACGTTATTTTTGCTAACAATGCCTCTGTTGCTGGCCACGTTCATGTAGGTGATTGGGTGATCCTTGCAGGTAATTCTGGTGTGCATCAGTTCTGTAAAATCGGTTCTCATGCCTTTGTTGGTATGTACTCAGGTGTTAATAAAGATGTACCGCCATTTGTAACAACTATTGGTACGCCGGCGGGCCCTGTAGCAATCAATACTGAAGGCATGAAGCGCCGAGGTTTTGAAAGCGATGAAATCATGGCCACACGTCGTGCATATAAAACACTTTACCGTAAGAGCTTAGGTGTTGAAGAAGCAATCGCTGAGCTAAGCGAAGATGCTGCGAAGTACCCAGCTGTTCAGCTGATGATAGACTTTGTGAAAAGCTCTGAGCGCGGAATTATTCGCTAA
- the fabZ gene encoding 3-hydroxyacyl-ACP dehydratase FabZ — protein sequence MANELNSLDIQDILSLLPHRYPMLLVDRVLDYTPGESLHAIKNVTVNEPIFTGHFPNQPIFPGVLILEAMAQATGLLGFKTVENRSDNELYLFAAIDNARFKQPVLPGDTMHLHVEFVKERRNIWKFAAEAKVDGKVVCTAEIMCARREF from the coding sequence TTGGCAAATGAATTAAATAGTCTTGATATCCAAGATATCTTGAGTTTACTTCCGCATCGTTACCCGATGCTACTTGTTGACCGTGTACTTGATTACACGCCAGGCGAGTCGTTACATGCTATAAAAAACGTAACAGTGAACGAACCTATTTTTACGGGTCATTTTCCTAATCAACCTATCTTTCCAGGTGTGTTGATTTTAGAAGCAATGGCACAAGCAACTGGCTTACTTGGTTTTAAGACAGTTGAAAATCGCAGTGATAACGAACTATATTTATTCGCAGCGATCGACAATGCGCGATTCAAACAGCCGGTATTACCTGGTGATACCATGCATTTGCATGTAGAGTTTGTAAAAGAGCGCCGCAATATATGGAAATTTGCAGCAGAAGCAAAAGTTGACGGCAAAGTAGTGTGTACTGCCGAAATCATGTGTGCGAGAAGAGAGTTTTAA
- the ispC gene encoding 1-deoxy-D-xylulose-5-phosphate reductoisomerase, producing MSKIEQLVVLGATGSIGLSTLDVVSRNPERFAVFALAAGKNADQMAELCIAHQPKFAVMADQQAASALSNLLANSSCNTQVLAGVEAMSELAAHADVDTVMSAIVGAAGLLPTLSAVEAGKKVLLANKESLVMSGQLFIDKVKQHGATLLPIDSEHNAIFQCMPASLQNASGLLADNGVSKILLTGSGGPFLKRDIATLSSVTVAQAVAHPNWSMGQKISVDSATMMNKGLEFIEAKWLFNCHASDIEVVIHPQSIIHSMVQYQDGSVLAQMGNPDMRTPIAHALAFPERVDAGVKPLDFSQMADFTFTKPDYARYPNLKLAIDACEMGQGATTTVNAANEIAVAAFLDGQIGFTDIYRINAETLNATQDINVQTLEEILACDQAARLKATEFVKRGFD from the coding sequence ATGAGCAAAATAGAGCAACTTGTCGTATTGGGCGCAACTGGTTCAATCGGTTTAAGCACCTTAGATGTTGTTTCTAGAAACCCAGAGCGTTTTGCGGTTTTTGCATTAGCAGCCGGTAAAAATGCCGATCAAATGGCTGAGCTGTGTATCGCGCATCAACCTAAATTTGCTGTCATGGCTGACCAACAAGCCGCTTCAGCACTTTCGAACTTACTCGCTAACAGTTCATGTAACACACAAGTGCTAGCGGGTGTTGAGGCTATGAGTGAACTAGCTGCTCATGCAGATGTTGATACTGTGATGTCAGCTATAGTTGGTGCTGCAGGTCTGCTCCCGACTTTAAGTGCGGTTGAAGCTGGCAAAAAAGTGCTGTTAGCAAATAAAGAATCTCTAGTCATGTCGGGTCAGTTGTTTATCGATAAAGTTAAACAGCATGGCGCAACTTTGCTGCCTATCGACAGTGAACATAATGCTATTTTCCAATGTATGCCAGCATCACTACAAAATGCGTCGGGCTTACTGGCTGACAATGGCGTGAGTAAAATTTTATTAACTGGCTCTGGCGGTCCTTTCTTAAAGCGCGACATAGCTACGTTATCATCAGTAACTGTTGCACAAGCGGTGGCTCATCCTAACTGGTCAATGGGACAAAAGATTTCCGTTGATTCAGCAACCATGATGAACAAAGGCCTCGAGTTTATTGAAGCTAAGTGGTTGTTTAACTGCCATGCTAGTGATATTGAAGTGGTAATTCACCCACAAAGCATTATTCACTCTATGGTGCAATATCAAGATGGCTCTGTGCTTGCGCAAATGGGTAATCCTGATATGCGCACTCCTATAGCGCATGCTTTAGCATTTCCTGAGCGCGTTGATGCAGGTGTAAAACCTCTCGATTTTTCACAAATGGCAGACTTTACTTTCACCAAGCCTGATTATGCGAGATACCCTAATTTAAAACTCGCAATTGATGCGTGTGAAATGGGGCAAGGTGCAACTACTACAGTAAATGCAGCTAATGAAATAGCTGTTGCTGCATTTTTAGATGGTCAAATAGGCTTTACGGATATTTACCGAATCAACGCAGAAACACTCAATGCTACACAAGACATTAACGTGCAAACACTTGAAGAGATTTTAGCTTGTGACCAAGCGGCACGCCTAAAGGCTACTGAGTTTGTAAAAAGAGGCTTCGACTAG
- the cydC gene encoding thiol reductant ABC exporter subunit CydC, producing the protein MHNFIRLLKLCKPHAGMLLLGAFLASLTVLANVGLLAISGWFLAAMAAAGIAGVQMNYFTPAGVIRFLAIVRTASRYGERMITHNATFLLLSEFRVKMFRTLSQLNNVDLAMSRSSDLFNRLQNDVDALDKFYLNVLLPIIVAIISIPIVMAFMAMYSAEVALVCFISLMIIGVLLPAILSRKLHRQADAETQISAELRSELADTLKGARELAVYQAQEAQLTHCDSLSKQYNSQLYNRHKAVANSNGLSTLVIQLTMLASVFMIIPLVAMGTMKNVELAMLALFVLASFETVLTLPTAFIELPLTLSAAKRLFALEDKHSSHLSKQQNSLAHQSAIGLELAAVNYQYAGAKNKALNNINFVITPGSKVALVGASGSGKTTLVNLLTGLWPKQSGSLKFITDQGTFELESMTASTRFKQLTIVAQQHHIFDGTLRENLRYAAPEATDEMLIEACEQAELGSWLNNLKTGLNTRLGTAGRKLSHGQSRRIAIAQALLREGNLIVLDEPTESLDNHTKQKLLTTLEKIWADKTMLTITHDPEMLSRVDKVIWLEQGQVRALASHAELVANEADYVELITRF; encoded by the coding sequence ATGCATAACTTTATACGCTTATTAAAGCTATGCAAGCCTCATGCTGGCATGCTGTTACTGGGTGCTTTTTTAGCAAGCTTAACGGTACTTGCTAACGTTGGCTTACTCGCTATTTCGGGCTGGTTTTTAGCAGCCATGGCAGCCGCTGGTATTGCCGGAGTGCAGATGAATTACTTTACTCCAGCTGGGGTGATCCGCTTTTTAGCGATAGTACGCACAGCTTCACGTTACGGTGAGCGGATGATAACTCATAATGCCACCTTTTTATTACTGAGCGAATTTCGCGTAAAAATGTTCAGGACCCTCAGCCAGCTAAACAACGTTGACTTAGCAATGAGTCGTAGTAGCGATTTGTTTAACCGCCTGCAAAACGATGTTGATGCGCTAGATAAGTTTTACCTAAATGTGCTGCTTCCCATTATCGTCGCGATTATCAGCATCCCTATCGTAATGGCATTTATGGCTATGTATAGCGCTGAGGTTGCATTAGTCTGCTTTATTTCACTGATGATTATTGGCGTACTGCTACCAGCAATATTAAGCCGTAAACTTCACCGACAAGCAGATGCAGAAACACAAATTTCAGCAGAGTTAAGGTCTGAACTTGCCGATACTCTAAAAGGTGCAAGAGAGCTTGCTGTTTATCAAGCACAAGAAGCGCAATTAACCCATTGTGACTCACTGAGTAAGCAATACAACAGCCAGCTCTATAACCGCCACAAAGCCGTTGCAAACAGCAATGGCTTAAGCACTTTGGTGATACAACTTACCATGCTAGCCAGTGTATTTATGATAATTCCGCTGGTTGCAATGGGAACCATGAAAAACGTTGAACTGGCGATGCTCGCGTTATTTGTATTAGCAAGTTTTGAAACAGTGCTCACCTTGCCCACTGCATTTATCGAGTTGCCACTCACCCTAAGTGCTGCAAAGCGACTGTTTGCACTTGAAGATAAGCACAGCAGCCATCTAAGTAAACAGCAAAACAGCTTAGCTCACCAATCTGCAATTGGTCTTGAACTGGCTGCGGTGAATTACCAATACGCAGGAGCGAAAAACAAAGCTCTTAATAATATCAATTTTGTGATTACACCAGGGAGTAAGGTTGCGCTAGTGGGTGCCAGTGGCAGTGGCAAAACTACCCTTGTTAACTTACTCACAGGCCTTTGGCCAAAGCAATCAGGCTCATTAAAATTCATTACAGATCAAGGTACCTTTGAACTAGAAAGCATGACGGCTTCAACACGCTTTAAGCAGCTGACAATTGTTGCTCAGCAACATCATATTTTTGATGGTACGCTTCGTGAGAATCTTCGCTATGCAGCGCCAGAGGCGACTGATGAAATGCTTATTGAAGCCTGTGAACAAGCTGAACTTGGCTCTTGGCTAAACAACTTAAAGACCGGCCTTAATACCCGTTTAGGCACCGCGGGAAGAAAACTTTCACATGGTCAGTCACGTCGAATCGCCATTGCCCAAGCCCTATTAAGGGAAGGTAATTTAATTGTTCTTGATGAACCAACAGAGAGCCTAGATAACCATACCAAGCAGAAATTGCTCACTACGCTTGAAAAAATATGGGCCGATAAAACTATGCTGACCATTACTCACGATCCAGAAATGCTAAGTCGTGTTGATAAGGTTATTTGGTTAGAACAAGGACAAGTAAGAGCGCTTGCAAGTCATGCTGAATTAGTGGCGAATGAAGCTGATTACGTGGAGCTCATCACCCGTTTTTAA
- a CDS encoding OmpH family outer membrane protein, which produces MNKSIKSTAFALLATLSMGLSTNAFAHKVGIVDMQEIYKQIPQMAKVEQTLEAEFSERRQELEKLQGDIRFEAEKFKREATTMSDKQKDELRTKIQGMQQQLAEKGRPLEQEIKMRQNQELAKVQKLILDAIEEVAKAGKFDEVKVKETTIYVNPKTVDDLSSKVVEKVSKQ; this is translated from the coding sequence GTGAATAAATCAATTAAATCAACAGCTTTTGCACTACTTGCCACCTTATCTATGGGTCTATCTACTAACGCATTTGCGCACAAAGTAGGTATTGTTGATATGCAAGAAATCTACAAGCAAATCCCACAAATGGCAAAAGTAGAGCAAACGCTAGAAGCTGAATTCTCTGAGCGTCGTCAAGAGCTTGAAAAGCTTCAAGGTGATATTCGTTTTGAAGCTGAAAAGTTCAAGCGTGAAGCGACAACAATGAGCGATAAGCAAAAAGATGAATTACGTACTAAGATTCAAGGTATGCAACAGCAGCTTGCAGAAAAAGGTCGTCCTTTAGAGCAAGAAATCAAAATGCGTCAAAACCAAGAACTAGCTAAAGTTCAAAAGCTAATCTTGGATGCAATCGAAGAAGTAGCGAAAGCTGGCAAATTCGATGAAGTTAAAGTTAAAGAAACAACGATTTATGTTAACCCTAAAACTGTCGATGACTTATCAAGTAAAGTTGTTGAAAAAGTAAGTAAGCAATAG